From a single Cherax quadricarinatus isolate ZL_2023a chromosome 9, ASM3850222v1, whole genome shotgun sequence genomic region:
- the LOC128686102 gene encoding uncharacterized protein, whose product MVDLVAQEEGRGGFGSTRKCVWSLGGVRGRAWSLRRCKGKGMVAPAAQGVWWFWRHKRKGMVVLAAQEGRGGSGGTRGRAWWLWRHKRKGVVALAAQEEGRGRSGGTRGRAWSLWRHRRKGVVAQAAQEEGRGRSGGTGKAWSLGRHRRKGVVARVAQKEGRGRSGGTEGRAWSLGRHRRKGVVARAAQKEGRGRSGGTEGRAWSLGWHRREGVVAPAAQEGGRGRSGSTGGRAWSLRQHRREGVVAPAAQDGSMVVFVQKKKKWFSVQNEGRQDYFNIASHTPYACY is encoded by the coding sequence ATGGTGGATTTGGTGGCGCAAGAGGAAGGGCGTGGTGGCTTCGGCAGCACAAGAAAGTGTGTATGGTCGCTCGGCGGCGTAAGAGGAAGGGCGTGGTCGCTCCGGCGGTGCAAGGGGAAGGGCATGGTGGCTCCGGCAGCACAAGGGGTGTGGTGGTTCTGGCGGCACAAGAGGAAGGGCATGGTGGTTCTGGCGGCACAAGAAGGGCGTGGTGGCTCTGGCGGCACAAGAGGAAGGGCGTGGTGGCTCTGGCGGCACAAGAGGAAGGGCGTGGTGGCTCTGGCGGCACAAGAGGAAGGGCGTGGTCGCTCTGGCGGCACAAGAGGAAGGGCGTGGTCGCTCTGGCGGCACAGGAGGAAGGGCGTGGTCGCTCAGGCGGCACAGGAGGAAGGGCGTGGTCGCTCGGGCGGCACAGGAAAGGCGTGGTCGCTCGGGCGGCATAGAAGGAAGGGCGTGGTCGCTCGGGTGGCACAGAAGGAAGGGCGTGGTCGCTCGGGCGGCACAGAAGGAAGGGCGTGGTCGCTCGGGCGGCACAGAAGGAAGGGCGTGGTCGCTCGGGCGGCACAGAAGGAAGGGCGTGGTCGCTCGGGCGGCACAGAAGGAAGGGCGTGGTCGCTCGGGTGGCACAGGAGGGAGGGCGTGGTCGCTCCGGCAGCACAGGAGGGAGGGCGTGGTCGCTCCGGCAGCACAGGAGGGAGGGCGTGGTCGCTCCGGCAGCACAGGAGGGAGGGCGTGGTCGCTCCGGCAGCACAAGATGGGAGCATGGTCGtttttgtacaaaaaaaaaaaaaatggttttcaGTGCAGAACGAGGGAAGACAGGATTATTTCAACATTGCTTCTCATACCCCATATGCTTGTTATTAG